Proteins co-encoded in one Setaria viridis chromosome 9, Setaria_viridis_v4.0, whole genome shotgun sequence genomic window:
- the LOC117835563 gene encoding putative proline-rich receptor-like protein kinase PERK6, which yields MASAPQSSPSSGNSTQSPPPSPSPPPPSPPPSQASISPPKVESSSFPAAKLSPPPPAPRKSGGSGNGGETSYSSSKDGKKSSSSPSAPDHVGAVITGVVLGVVGFALLMAIVACLCCSRKKKKRPPPMNMPFYTDEKGNVYYPNAGLPPMWQQYGSNGSIAPPPGWHQHGGGNPLSQSPGSMAAPLSGEIYSSGPHGPALPPPSPNVALGFSKSSFSYEELAAATSGFSAANMLGQGGFGYVHKGVLAGSGKEVAVKQLKSGSGQGEREFQAEVEIISRVHHRHLVSLVGYCIAGNQRMLVYEFVPNNTLEHHLYSKQGPVMDWPTRMKIALGSAKGLAYLHEDCHPRIIHRDIKASNILLDANFEAMVADFGLAKLTTDTNTHVSTRVMGTFGYLAPEYASSGKLTDRSDVFSFGVMLLELLTGRRPIDTANYMEDSLVDWARPLLAAALAGEAGFEELVDARLGGEYSAVEVERMAACAAASTRHSAKRRPKMSQIVRALEGDASLDDLHQDGVKPGQSMLFSAGGSENISRLRQLAFDSGEHDDYTTDYSTDSSAATAGRPPRRP from the exons ATGGCCTCCGCTCCACAGTCGTCGCCATCGTCGGGCAACTCAacgcagtcgccgccgccctccccatcgccaccgccgccctcgccaCCACCCTCACAAGCATCAATCTCACCGCCAAAGGTCGAATCATCCTCATTTCCGGCGGCCAAGTTATCACCCCCGCCGCCAGCACCAAGAAAAAGCGGTGGGTCTGGGAATGGTGGGGAGACTAGCTATAGTAGCTCCAAAGATGGAAAGAAGTCGTCATCGTCGCCGTCTGCGCCGGATCATGTGGGCGCTGTGATCACCGGCGTGGTGCTTGGAGTGGTGGGTTTCGCCCTGTTGATGGCCATCGTGGcgtgcctgtgctgctcgaggaagaagaagaaacgtCCACCCCCAATGAACATGCCCTTCTACACCGACGAGAAAG GCAACGTGTACTACCCGAACGCTGGTCTGCCGCCGATGTGGCAGCAGTATGGCAGCAACGGCAGCATCGCTCCTCCGCCGGGGTGGCACCAGCACGGCGGTGGGAACCCACTGTCCCAGTCGCCGGGCTCGATGGCGGCGCCCCTGAGCGGTGAGATCTACTCGTCGGGTCCCCACGGCCCtgccctcccgccgccctcgccgaaCGTGGCGCTGGGCTTCTCCAAGAGCTCCTTCTCGTAcgaggagctggcggcggcgacatcGGGTTTCTCGGCGGCGAACATGCTGGGCCAAGGCGGGTTCGGGTACGTGCACAAGGGCGTGCTCGCCGGCAGCGGGAAGGAGGTGGCGGTGAAGCAGCTCAAGTCCGGCAGCGGGCAGGGCGAGCGCGAGTTCCAGGCGGAGGTGGAGATCATCAGCcgcgtccaccaccgccacctcgtcTCCCTCGTCGGCTACTGCATCGCCGGCAACCAGCGCATGCTCGTCTACGAGTTCGTGCCCAACAACACGCTGGAGCACCACCTGTACAGCAAGCAGGGCCCCGTCATGGACTGGCCCACCCGCATGAAGATCGCGCTGGGCTCCGCCAAGGGCCTCGCCTACCTCCACGAGGACTGCCACCCCCGGATCATCCACCGCGACATCAAGGCCTCCAACATCCTCCTGGACGCCAACTTCGAGGCCATGGTCGCCGACTTCGGGCTCGCCAAGCTCACCACGGACACCAACACGCACGTGTCCACGCGCGTGATGGGCACCTTCGGCTACCTCGCGCCGGAGTACGCGTCCAGCGGGAAGCTCACGGACCGGTCCGACGTCTTCTCCTTCGGCGTCATGCTGCTGGAGCTCCTCACGGGGCGGCGGCCCATCGACACCGCCAACTACATGGAGGACAGCCTCGTGGACTGGGCGCggccgctgctcgccgccgcgctggcgggGGAGGCCGGGTTCGAGGAGCTTGTCGACGCGCGGCTCGGCGGCGAGTActcggcggtggaggtggagcgcATGGCGGCGTGCGCCGCGGCGAGCACGCGGCACTCGGCCAAGCGCCGGCCCAAGATGAGCCAGATCGTGCGCGCGCTCGAGGGCGACGCGTCGCTCGACGACCTGCACCAGGACGGCGTGAAGCCAGGGCAGAGCATGCTATTCTCCGCCGGTGGATCCGAGAACATCTCCCGGCTCCGGCAGCTCGCCTTCGACAGCGGCGAGCACGACGACTACACCACGGACTACAGCACcgactcctccgccgccaccgccggccgacCACCTCGCAGGCCATGA